One Campylobacter pinnipediorum subsp. caledonicus genomic window carries:
- the guaB gene encoding IMP dehydrogenase, whose amino-acid sequence MKIIKKALTFEDVLLVPQYSEVLPKQVDIKTKFSKNISLNIPIVSAAMDTVTEHRAAIMMARLGGIGVIHKNMDIQTQAKEVKRVKKSESGVIIDPIFITPDATVADALNLMSELHISGVPVIDKDRKLIGILTNRDLRFETDTTKLVKERMTKAPLITAKKGCTLDDAEKIFSQNRVEKLPIIDEDGRLDGLITIKDLKKRKEYPNANKDNYGRLRVAAAVGVGQLDRVEALVKAGVDVIVMDSAHGHSKGIIDTLKQIKQKFDVDVVVGNIANPAAVKDLAEAGADGIKVGIGPGSICTTRIVAGVGVPQITAIDDCAIEAAKYGIPIIADGGIKYSGDISKALAAGASCIMAGSLLAGCEESPGEVITYQGRQYKAYRGMGSIGAMTRGSSDRYFQEGTASEKLVPEGIEGRVPFTGSMKDVIHQLIGGLRSSMGYVGAKDIPTLQQKAEFVEITSAGLKESHVHDVVITQEAPNYKVN is encoded by the coding sequence TTGAAGATAATAAAAAAAGCTCTTACATTTGAAGATGTGTTGCTTGTGCCTCAGTATTCTGAGGTATTGCCAAAACAAGTTGATATAAAAACAAAATTTAGCAAAAACATATCATTAAATATACCTATTGTATCTGCTGCTATGGACACAGTTACGGAACATAGAGCTGCTATAATGATGGCAAGACTTGGTGGTATAGGCGTTATACACAAAAATATGGATATTCAGACTCAAGCAAAAGAGGTAAAAAGGGTTAAAAAAAGTGAAAGTGGTGTTATTATAGACCCTATTTTTATAACCCCAGATGCAACTGTGGCAGATGCTTTAAATTTAATGTCAGAGCTTCATATCTCAGGTGTTCCTGTTATAGATAAAGACCGTAAACTTATAGGAATTTTGACAAATAGAGACTTAAGATTTGAAACAGATACTACAAAATTAGTAAAAGAGCGCATGACAAAAGCACCTTTGATAACAGCAAAAAAAGGTTGTACACTTGATGATGCAGAAAAGATATTTAGTCAAAATAGAGTAGAAAAACTTCCTATCATAGATGAAGATGGAAGACTTGATGGGCTTATAACCATAAAAGACCTTAAAAAACGCAAAGAGTATCCAAATGCAAACAAAGATAATTATGGTCGTTTGCGTGTGGCAGCAGCTGTTGGTGTTGGTCAGCTAGATAGAGTTGAGGCTTTGGTTAAGGCTGGTGTTGATGTTATCGTTATGGATTCAGCTCACGGACACTCAAAAGGTATTATTGATACATTAAAGCAAATAAAACAAAAATTTGATGTTGATGTTGTTGTTGGAAATATAGCAAATCCAGCCGCAGTAAAAGATCTAGCAGAAGCTGGTGCTGATGGCATCAAAGTAGGTATAGGACCTGGTTCTATATGCACTACAAGGATAGTAGCTGGTGTTGGTGTTCCACAAATAACAGCTATAGATGATTGTGCTATAGAAGCTGCAAAATACGGTATACCTATCATTGCAGATGGTGGTATTAAGTATTCTGGTGATATATCAAAAGCTCTTGCGGCTGGCGCTAGTTGTATTATGGCTGGTAGTTTGCTTGCTGGTTGTGAAGAAAGTCCGGGCGAGGTTATCACATATCAAGGAAGACAATACAAGGCTTATAGAGGTATGGGTTCTATAGGTGCTATGACAAGGGGTAGCTCTGATAGATATTTCCAAGAAGGTACAGCAAGTGAGAAGCTAGTTCCTGAGGGTATAGAGGGTAGAGTGCCATTTACTGGTAGCATGAAAGATGTTATACATCAGCTTATAGGCGGTCTTAGAAGCTCTATGGGTTATGTTGGAGCTAAGGATATACCTACCTTACAACAAAAGGCTGAGTTTGTTGAGATAACAAGTGCAGGGCTAAAAGAGAGCCACGTTCACGATGTTGTTATAACTCAAGAAGCACCAAACTACAAAGTAAACTAA
- a CDS encoding autotransporter outer membrane beta-barrel domain-containing protein codes for MSYYNEQPKFDSMDSSIVDDRLNSDIVLKYLKIMNESIKANSFKITGDQIRSKLHLGSNGDSGGNKLKADNLSQLMQVYYDLVKLDKLSDDKYISEAKALAKSLANAGIELANGKTISDINTADSIENLKKLIKDVDNLNNGNDLKTKYIDRFDTTTLFALDAAVNLSIIYDNLQSDAFMKEQPSVILKIKEAIYELKAGLIKQGDKTLKQQVYKYNKKGINDKKIHIKDTPEGILAQYDNLQKASHLLLELKMGNFNPKIALESRQKTDGEMAQIAKFKEAIWLLKKSNIVVKNDSELKKMLDFAATNIDNKVLSDDGSGAIKDAIDVLVAGASGIELVKKALNAQIKLASIQARYDLKAKTFLQDPRVYLSSMSKDIILSMTDAATSNDNIANYLTQDTANILSFVKANETSIQSATNEIGKVSNLDMVNFSNQLSTQTRLAKLSNPFNEDLALASAINKLSNDKFADNGDSVSSVIKSYTDRFNNDNNIWANVIGAKGKVKDSSNPELHGFSIGYDRAFDNTIVGGYMTLAKSKADSSLINTKASNYQFGLYGRTYIDNSEIDTRVSFGKAKNKIDRYVKSNGNVLTQNGKYDTTYTSLAVDYGYVIDLSDSLFMKPLVGLDYSHSKSKAFKESGDLALSFNGVTSKSLNAKLGLEFRKYVDNGNYLYITPGFEAEVYKDVKDPVARFIGSNKDIKLKADDKKGRFVTLKTGAELKLTDALSTNVNFGVKAKSKQQYFDGTVGLKYKF; via the coding sequence TTGAGTTACTATAATGAACAACCAAAATTTGATTCAATGGATTCAAGTATCGTTGATGATAGGCTAAATTCCGATATTGTCTTAAAGTATCTAAAAATCATGAACGAAAGCATTAAGGCAAATTCTTTTAAGATAACAGGTGATCAGATAAGATCCAAACTTCATTTAGGTTCAAATGGTGATTCTGGTGGAAATAAGCTTAAGGCCGATAATTTATCACAATTAATGCAAGTTTATTATGACTTGGTAAAATTAGATAAGTTATCAGATGATAAGTATATATCTGAGGCTAAAGCTTTGGCTAAATCGTTAGCTAATGCAGGTATTGAACTCGCAAATGGTAAAACGATATCAGATATAAATACCGCAGATAGCATAGAAAATCTCAAAAAGTTGATTAAAGATGTGGATAATCTTAACAATGGTAATGATTTAAAAACAAAATACATTGATAGATTTGACACTACTACTCTTTTTGCTCTTGACGCAGCTGTAAATTTGAGTATTATTTATGATAATTTACAAAGTGATGCGTTTATGAAAGAACAACCAAGTGTGATTTTAAAGATAAAAGAAGCTATTTATGAGTTAAAAGCTGGGTTAATCAAACAAGGCGATAAAACATTAAAACAACAAGTTTATAAATATAATAAGAAAGGTATTAATGATAAAAAAATTCATATAAAAGACACACCGGAAGGAATTTTAGCTCAATACGACAACTTACAAAAAGCAAGTCATTTGCTATTAGAGCTAAAGATGGGTAATTTTAATCCCAAAATCGCATTAGAAAGCAGACAAAAAACAGATGGTGAAATGGCACAAATAGCTAAATTTAAAGAGGCTATTTGGTTGTTGAAAAAATCTAATATAGTTGTTAAAAACGATAGTGAGCTTAAAAAAATGTTAGATTTTGCAGCTACAAATATAGATAACAAAGTATTGAGTGATGATGGTTCTGGCGCTATAAAAGATGCGATAGATGTGCTAGTAGCTGGTGCTAGTGGGATAGAACTTGTAAAAAAAGCCTTAAATGCACAGATAAAACTGGCTTCTATCCAAGCTAGATACGATCTAAAAGCAAAGACATTTTTGCAAGATCCTAGAGTTTATTTGTCATCTATGAGTAAAGATATCATTTTAAGTATGACTGATGCGGCTACTTCAAATGATAACATAGCAAATTATCTAACACAAGATACTGCAAATATACTATCTTTCGTAAAAGCCAACGAAACCTCAATCCAATCAGCAACAAACGAAATAGGTAAAGTATCTAATCTAGATATGGTTAATTTTAGTAATCAACTATCAACACAAACAAGACTTGCTAAACTAAGCAATCCATTCAATGAAGACTTAGCATTAGCATCTGCTATAAATAAACTAAGCAATGATAAATTTGCTGATAATGGTGATAGTGTATCATCTGTAATAAAATCATATACAGATAGATTTAACAATGATAACAATATATGGGCAAATGTTATAGGTGCAAAAGGTAAAGTAAAAGATAGTTCTAATCCAGAACTACATGGCTTTAGTATAGGTTATGATAGAGCATTTGATAACACAATAGTAGGTGGATATATGACTCTTGCTAAATCAAAAGCTGATTCTAGCCTAATCAACACAAAAGCAAGCAACTATCAATTTGGTCTATATGGTAGAACATATATAGACAATAGTGAAATAGATACAAGAGTATCATTTGGTAAAGCTAAAAACAAAATTGATAGATATGTAAAAAGCAATGGTAATGTATTAACTCAAAACGGTAAATATGATACAACATATACATCATTAGCAGTTGATTATGGTTATGTTATAGATCTAAGCGATAGCTTGTTTATGAAACCATTAGTAGGATTAGATTATTCTCACTCTAAATCAAAAGCTTTCAAAGAAAGTGGAGATCTAGCATTATCATTTAATGGTGTTACTTCAAAATCTTTAAATGCTAAACTAGGTTTAGAATTTAGAAAATATGTAGACAATGGAAACTACCTATATATAACTCCAGGATTTGAAGCAGAAGTATACAAAGATGTAAAAGATCCTGTAGCTAGATTTATAGGTTCAAACAAAGACATCAAACTAAAAGCAGATGATAAAAAAGGAAGATTTGTTACACTTAAAACAGGTGCAGAATTAAAACTAACAGATGCTTTATCTACAAACGTAAACTTTGGCGTAAAAGCTAAATCAAAACAACAATACTTTGATGGAACTGTAGGACTTAAATACAAGTTCTAA
- the xseB gene encoding exodeoxyribonuclease VII small subunit — MDNQAQSFEDKIKKAEEILKTLNSEDVALQDSVKLCKDGKKLLDEAQKILEDAKLSITQVQDD; from the coding sequence ATGGATAATCAAGCTCAAAGCTTTGAAGATAAGATAAAAAAAGCAGAAGAAATTTTAAAGACTCTAAACAGTGAAGATGTTGCACTTCAAGATAGTGTAAAACTATGTAAAGATGGCAAAAAGCTACTTGATGAAGCACAAAAGATACTAGAAGATGCAAAACTTAGCATCACACAAGTACAAGATGACTAA
- the thyX gene encoding FAD-dependent thymidylate synthase yields the protein MKITLLTHTPLNVCSHAIRTCWQSFERGDNGGEKDIELIDRVGNKFKHASTLEHIHYTFYIQDISRALLQELSRHRMASLSVKSTRYTLKELKNENPFIQDDKFDYENAQRYIVLTQNELIDNASIKALENLRHILSTTTTSLDIVKYCLPECYKTELTWSINARALQNFISLRSSKAALWEIRQLANEIYKAIPQEHKFIFQDCIHKEQ from the coding sequence ATGAAAATAACACTTTTAACACACACACCATTAAATGTATGCTCACATGCTATAAGAACTTGTTGGCAGAGCTTTGAGAGAGGTGATAATGGTGGCGAAAAAGACATAGAGCTGATAGATAGAGTAGGAAATAAGTTTAAACACGCTTCAACCTTGGAGCATATACACTATACATTTTATATACAAGATATATCTAGGGCGTTATTGCAAGAGCTATCAAGACATAGAATGGCCAGCCTATCTGTAAAATCAACAAGATACACACTAAAAGAGCTAAAAAACGAAAACCCTTTTATACAAGATGATAAATTTGATTATGAAAATGCACAAAGATATATAGTTTTGACACAAAATGAACTAATCGACAATGCAAGCATAAAAGCACTTGAAAACCTAAGACATATCTTATCAACCACTACGACAAGTCTTGATATAGTAAAATACTGCCTACCTGAATGTTACAAAACAGAGCTTACTTGGAGTATAAATGCTAGAGCCTTGCAAAACTTCATATCACTAAGAAGTTCTAAAGCGGCACTTTGGGAGATAAGACAGCTTGCAAACGAAATATATAAAGCTATCCCACAAGAGCATAAATTTATATTTCAAGATTGTATTCACAAAGAGCAATAA
- a CDS encoding carbon-nitrogen hydrolase family protein has translation MTKIAVLQLPTLALSEARLDYYLKVCKDNGVSLILLGEYVLNSFFKELENMPISMIKKQSEDRKESLINLAKKYDITIIAPLVLVRGKDIYKVIAKISQSQTKFYEQQFLMQYSHWNEAKFFKNEFKDKLNYATFKFDDLKFGVMFGYEAHFDASFVYMMKKNVDVLLIPTACTFETNERWCELLKMRAFTNNVYILRANRIGHYKNKNIDESWNFYGDSMLISPFGEVSQRLGNNEEMMISNLDKKEIITARGIWGFKNEINKKKLLS, from the coding sequence ATGACTAAGATAGCGGTATTGCAACTTCCCACCCTTGCTTTAAGCGAGGCTAGGCTTGATTATTATCTTAAGGTTTGTAAGGATAATGGCGTTAGTTTGATTTTACTTGGCGAATATGTTTTAAATAGCTTTTTTAAAGAGCTTGAAAATATGCCAATTAGCATGATAAAAAAACAGAGCGAAGATAGAAAAGAATCCCTTATAAATTTAGCAAAAAAATACGATATAACCATCATCGCTCCACTTGTTTTAGTGCGTGGTAAGGATATATATAAGGTTATTGCAAAGATTTCACAGTCTCAAACTAAATTTTATGAACAACAATTTTTAATGCAATACTCTCACTGGAATGAGGCAAAATTTTTTAAAAATGAGTTTAAAGATAAATTAAACTATGCTACTTTTAAATTTGATGATTTGAAATTTGGTGTGATGTTTGGTTATGAGGCACATTTTGATGCTAGTTTTGTCTATATGATGAAAAAAAATGTAGATGTTTTACTGATACCTACAGCTTGCACCTTTGAGACAAACGAAAGATGGTGTGAACTTTTAAAAATGCGAGCCTTTACAAACAATGTCTATATATTAAGAGCAAATAGAATAGGGCATTATAAAAACAAAAACATAGATGAGAGCTGGAACTTTTACGGCGATAGTATGCTTATATCTCCATTTGGCGAAGTGTCCCAAAGACTTGGCAATAATGAAGAGATGATGATATCAAATCTTGATAAAAAAGAGATAATCACAGCTCGTGGAATTTGGGGTTTTAAAAACGAGATAAATAAAAAGAAACTTTTATCTTGA